From a region of the Panthera uncia isolate 11264 chromosome B1, Puncia_PCG_1.0, whole genome shotgun sequence genome:
- the CTSB gene encoding cathepsin B isoform X1 — protein sequence MWQLLATLTCLVVLTNAQSRPPLQLLSDELVDYVNKRNTTWKAGHNFYHVEPSYLRRLCGTILGGPKLPQRVSFAEDMVLPENFDAREHWPNCPTIKEIRDQGSCGSCWAFGAVEAISDRICILTNGHVNVEVSAEDMLTCCGDQCGDGCNGGFPAEAWNFWTKQGLVSGGLYDSHVGCRPYSIPPCEHHVNGSRPPCTGEGDTPKCSKICEPGYTPSYKEDKHYGCNSYSVSNNEKEIMAEIYKNGPVEAAFSVFSDFLLYKSGVYQHVTGEMMGGHAVRILGWGVENDTPYWLVGNSWNTDWGDNGFFKILRGRDHCGIESEVVAGIPCTEQYWKRI from the exons ATGTGGCAGCTCCTGGCCACTCTTACCTGCCTGGTGGTGCTGACCAATGCCCAGAGCAGACCGCCTCTCCAGCTCCTGTCGGATGAGCTGGTCGACTATGTTAACAAGCGTAACACTACATGGAAG GCTGGACACAACTTCTACCATGTGGAGCCGAGCTACCTGAGGAGGCTGTGTGGCACCATCCTGGGTGGGCCCAAGTTGCCCCAGAG AGTTTCGTTTGCCGAGGACATGGTTCTGCCTGAAAACTTCGATGCCCGGGAACACTGGCCTAACTGCCCAACCATCAAAGAGATCCGAGACCAGGGTTCCTGTGGTTCCTGCTGG GCATTTGGGGCTGTGGAAGCCATTTCTGACCGgatctgcatcctcaccaatggCCACGTCAATGTGGAGGTGTCCGCTGAGGACATGCTCACCTGCTGTGGTGACCAGTGTGGGGATGG CTGTAATGGGGGCTTTCCTGCCGAAGCTTGGAACTTCTGGACAAAACAAGGCCTGGTTTCTGGTGGCCTCTATGATTCCCATGTAG GCTGCAGACCCTACTCCATCCCTCCCTGTGAGCACCACGTGAATGGCTCCCGGCCCCCATGCACAGGAGAGGGGGACACCCCCAAGTGCAGCAAGATCTGTGAGCCCGGCTACACCCCATCCTACAAAGAAGACAAGCACTACG GATGCAATTCCTACAGCGTGTCcaacaatgagaaagaaatcatGGCGGAGATCTACAAAAATGGCCCTGTAGAGGCGGCCTTCTCTGTGTTTTCGGACTTCTTGCTGTACAAGTCTG GCGTGTACCAGCACGTCACCGGAGAAATGATGGGAGGCCATGCTGTCCGCATCCTGGGCTGGGGTGTGGAGAATGACACACCTTACTGGCTGGTTGGCAACTCCTGGAACACTGACTGGGGCGACAATG GCTTCTTTAAAATCCTCCGGGGACGGGATCACTGTGGAATCGAATCGGAAGTTGTGGCTGGAATCCCATGCACTGAGCAGTACTGGAAAAGGATCTAA
- the CTSB gene encoding cathepsin B isoform X2, whose product MPGNTGLTAQPSKRSETRVPVVPAGCNGGFPAEAWNFWTKQGLVSGGLYDSHVGCRPYSIPPCEHHVNGSRPPCTGEGDTPKCSKICEPGYTPSYKEDKHYGCNSYSVSNNEKEIMAEIYKNGPVEAAFSVFSDFLLYKSGVYQHVTGEMMGGHAVRILGWGVENDTPYWLVGNSWNTDWGDNGFFKILRGRDHCGIESEVVAGIPCTEQYWKRI is encoded by the exons ATGCCCGGGAACACTGGCCTAACTGCCCAACCATCAAAGAGATCCGAGACCAGGGTTCCTGTGGTTCCTGCTGG CTGTAATGGGGGCTTTCCTGCCGAAGCTTGGAACTTCTGGACAAAACAAGGCCTGGTTTCTGGTGGCCTCTATGATTCCCATGTAG GCTGCAGACCCTACTCCATCCCTCCCTGTGAGCACCACGTGAATGGCTCCCGGCCCCCATGCACAGGAGAGGGGGACACCCCCAAGTGCAGCAAGATCTGTGAGCCCGGCTACACCCCATCCTACAAAGAAGACAAGCACTACG GATGCAATTCCTACAGCGTGTCcaacaatgagaaagaaatcatGGCGGAGATCTACAAAAATGGCCCTGTAGAGGCGGCCTTCTCTGTGTTTTCGGACTTCTTGCTGTACAAGTCTG GCGTGTACCAGCACGTCACCGGAGAAATGATGGGAGGCCATGCTGTCCGCATCCTGGGCTGGGGTGTGGAGAATGACACACCTTACTGGCTGGTTGGCAACTCCTGGAACACTGACTGGGGCGACAATG GCTTCTTTAAAATCCTCCGGGGACGGGATCACTGTGGAATCGAATCGGAAGTTGTGGCTGGAATCCCATGCACTGAGCAGTACTGGAAAAGGATCTAA